The nucleotide sequence GGTTACTTTTCCTTGCTTGCTAATCTCTTCGAGCACTTTTTCAGCCAGTGCAATTTCTTTTGCCACGCGGTCCTGTTTCAGCACGCTCATCACCTCAGGTCGCTTGATGACTTCATTAAAAGCAGTTTCATCAACTGATGAGCAGGTCGCAAGCACGGTTTTGTGCTTGAGTTTTTCGTCGGTAATCCGCACGGCGAGTTCTTCTTTCCAGAATGCCGGGCTGGCAAGGATGATGCTGTCATACTTGTTTCGCTCATCGTATTCTTTAATCGCGTTGATGACTTCTCCATAAAATTCTTTTTTCGACTCGGTTGCCCCTGCGCCCGCGCCTGCTTTTTTAGCAACATCACCAGTCAGTTTCACGAGAAGCTGGTAGCCGAAATGTTTGAGCTGTGCAAGGTATGCTTCTTCCCGGTCAACGACACACAGGAGAATTTTTGGGCCGTGGTCCTCGGTTGCTTCCTTGAGCCGCTGCAGCTGAAACTGGTGCCATACTGGCTTGATGATGCTGACAATAGTGTGCTCTTCAATAGCAAAAGTGTGGTGCGAGCCTCTGCTCACATCTTCAGGCCCTTCAATAATAATGCCATTGGCCCGAAGCGCATCGCCCTCAAGACTTATTTTTTCCACCTTGATGCTAAGAAACACCGGCTTTTTGACCACTGCAGCATTCCGGTCAGTTTCGCCGCCTATTTTTATCTTGCGTAGCGTGGTGCCTGCAAGAATGTCTCCCTCGTCGATAACTGTGTTGAGGTACCAGAGGTCGTTGAGGTTGTCAACCTGTACCTTAACCGTACCCTGTTTGAGGTGAGAATGAATAATTTTCATCGTGAGGGGAGAGTAAGGCAGGTGAGTTTTGTTTTTGCCTCACTTCTGCTTGCTTTTGTCCCGAATGGAGTGATTGCGCCTGTTTTTGCGTTGATTGCCTTGTTTTGCCGAGAATTAATAGAAAAACATTTATATAAAAAGTTATTTATTTTATAAAGGCATTACAAGGTGCGATAATGGTCTTTGGGAAAAAAGAGGCAACTACAAAAAAAGCTCAGTCAACGGGCACCGGCGCAGCCGTGCTGATACTGCTCATTGCTGCGCTCATCATCATTTACATTCTCTTCCTGCCGCCGCAGGCGCGCCAGGAAATTCTCCAAGAGCAAGGCACCGGGCAAATCGGTTCTGGTGCGGGCTTTAAGGAGCTTCTCATCGAATCGCCGGGAAAAATTGAAGTGCTCCAGTCCGGCTCTGTCGAGCATAATCTTCCCGCGGTGAATCTCTTTAGTACCACACAGGCCGTGGTTATCAAGACCATTTCCAGTGTGTATACCAAGCATGGCTGGCTTGACAGCCAGTCTGCTAATGTCACTTTTGCCCTTGAAAATGTGGCGAGCACCGACAACGTGCTGTTGAGCTTTGCCCTGCGCACGACGCGCGGCCGGCTCATCATCAAGCTGAATGGCTATGAAATCTTCAACAGCGAACCCCGTCCAACAATGGAGCCCGTGCGCATTCCCCACGAGCTTCTCAAGGAATCAAACCTGCTTACGTTTGAAGCGTCAGAGGTCGGCTTCAAGTTCTGGACCACCAATGAGCACGAGCTTGAAAACCTCAAGCTCACTGCAGAAGTGACCGATGTTACCACGCAGGAAGCCAAGACCGTGTTCCACGTGACCACCACTGAAAAAGACAACATCAACCGCGTGTTCCTCAAGTTCATTCCCGAGTGCACCCAAGACAAGATTGGCGTACTGGATGTTTTCCTGAACAACCACAATGTCTTCTCCGCAGTGCCAGACTGTGGTGTGTTGCGGTCGATTGAGCTGGCGCCGGAATACCTCATCAGCGGCGAGAACGCGCTGCTGTTTAAGACAGCAAAAGGTGTGTATGTCATTGACCTCATTCAGGTGAAAGCACAGCTCAAAGAAATCAGTTATCCCTCCTATTATTTTGACATCAAGCCAGAAGTGTATGATGCTATTGTCCACGGCGGTGTGGTTGAGCTCACACTAGAATTTTCCAATGATGTTGACCGGAAGTACGCCGACCTGTTTGTAAACGGCCATGCGCAGAGCATTGCAACAACGGCAAACAAGGCAGTCCTTCCAATTACTCCCTTTGTTGCTCCGGGCAACAATGTCGTTGAAATCCGGCCGCGCACAACGCTGGATGTGGCTAATCTCCGTGTTGTTGCACGATAGTTTGTCAACGATACTTTCCCGTAGTTCACGCAAAAAAGAGGAGGTCTTCTTCTGACCTCGTTCGAGGTTTTCCATGGGTTTTCGCGACAAGGCACAGGCGGTCAAGGATTGGGCAACAACATATAATCCGACTCGCGAGCGCCAGCAGTGGGAAAAAATAAAGACTGGAGTTAATCACGCCGGCGCCGGCATGGTCGGGCTTGCAGCGCGTTCGCGTGAATACATTGCGCCGGTGGACATCAGCCCGATACGGTTCCTGTTATTTTTGCTCATTGCGCTTGCTGTTCATCTGGTGATTGAGACGCAAACGAGCAACATTTTTTCCGTTGAGCGAGTTGCAGGCCATCTGCTCATCGCGTTTATTCTCTGTCCGTTTCTTCTTGGGATTTCGCTGCGCGAGCGGTTTGAAGAACTGTTTACTGTTTTTTTGATTGCACTCTTTTTGCCCCTCATTTTTATGTGGATTTCAACCGGGCTTTCATGGGCAGGCCTTGATGTGCACGTCAGCATTTTTTCCTACCTCACCAATCTTTTTTTTGTGCCGGTATGGATTTATTACGCAATATTCCAAGAGCATGTTGACCCGCGCTGGGGTTCCCATTCATTGAAAAACTTTTTTGGCACGCTCATTCTACTGTTCTGGATCGCCATAATTCTCATCTCACTCATTCAGCATCTCCAAGACAACAATCTCGAGCAGAAATTCCAATGGGGTGACATTTCAGCGCAGTACAAGCAAACCGCAGCAGAGCGCGTGAAAGAGCTTCCGAGCATGTTCAAAACTGCTGCCGCCATCTTCGGCGGCAAAATCACTGAACTGTTCAAGCGGCCGATTCAATACGCTGTCGGCGATGATTATTTCATTGGCAACGTGGAAAAAAGCAAGGAAGAAAAAGTCGGCGTGTATCTCGAAAGTATGCGCGCTGCTGCGCCACAATTCTTTGAAGACGAGCCGGTTACCGTCTGGGGCATTCTCAAGGCCAAAACCCTGCAGCCCGACAAGATGATTCATGTGGTTACCGAATGTGTTGCTATTCCTCTATCACCTGTTGCAGGGCTGCAAAACCGCATCATCGGCGATGCAAATCCGGAAAACCCATCATCCTTACAACTAGTTGCGGATGTTGCGAATTTTGAGCAGCTCGACCTTTCCTGTGAATTCCCACCAGGACTGCTGCAGCGCGGCTCGCGGAAAATCGGCTTCAACACAACCTTCAATTTCAACACCGATGCATATCTAAAATCTTATTTCATGGATCAAGACCGGATGCGTTCGCTCGTGCGTGAAAATATCAATCCACTCACCCAGTATGGCATTACTGATCCAACACCGATCGCGATATACACCAATGGTCCGGTCGGTATTGGCATGGAGACAACACGCACCGAAAACGGCGCACTGATTCCGGTCACGATCACGAATCTTTTCCGTCTTGGAATAACGATAGAAAACAAATGGGAAGGTCGCATTCAATCCGTGCGTAGTGTGCTCTTCCGCTTGCCTGCCGGCACTCATATCGTGGCAGATTCATGCGACTTTAACGTCGAGGAAGTTCCCTGTGCTCCCGACCTTCCGCTCTGCGGAGATATGGGTGCGGGCACGGACGCAACCGTGATCTATGCCGTCAGCCCCAGCTCACGTCGAGATCCCAGCGGCACGGTTGCAAAGAGGGGTTTGGATGTGGTCAACCGGCTGTTTGCAGGCGAACGGCGCAAGTACGTTTCCTTGACTTGTAAAATCAGTTTTGACAATGTCGAAGCAGTGCTCGGCAACACACCGCTTGCTACCCAGTACTTCAAAACGTCAGTTGCATACGATTATGTTCTTGAAAAATCCATTTCAATAACGCTCAAGCCGGTAAAAGATTTTCTGCCCGCAGCTCCGGACCATGGTGTGGTTGGTCCGGGAATTACTTCCGGCTTTGAACCCGAACCATACGAAGTGCCGAAATCAGAGGAGGACGCGCTGCGAAAAATCTGGCAGACCTACCACAACGATATTGCTGCAGCAAACCAACAGAGCGGTGTGCCAAAAGGGCTGATTATGGCGCTCATCGCTGCAGAAACAGGCGACACTAATCCCAACAAAATATCCACCACCGGTGCAGCAGGGCTGGGACAGTTTACCTATCAATCAAAATTCTTTTCCACCATCAGAAAATGTTGTGTGAAAGAAGCAAGCGAAAGTTCGCCGAATTACTGCGCCAACGAGCGTCAGCGCTGTGGCAATGATGCATGGTGCGCTATCGGCGGTTATTCATGTAGCCCTGACCAGAACGACCCACTCTACGACGACCGGTTTAATGCGCAGCATTCAATTTTTTCAATTGCCGAGCGCCTTGCAACTGACATTCGTACCTACAACAAATATGCTGCACGCATCGAATTTGCGCTGGTATCATACAATGCCGGCGGTGCCGTGGTCACTGCAGCAGTCAAGCAGACCGGCAGCGGCAATCCTTCATGGCCTGAAGTGTCTGCACAGATTACCCCCTCACTCATCCAGTCTTCCCACAAAACCTACGCTAACTGGCAATGGGCTGCGCTTCAAGGAAAAGCACGTGAAATCAACAACTATGTTAAAAAAATAACCTCCTTGAGCGAAAAAGCAGAAGCAATTTCCGAAGGTGAAATTGCATGAGCCGCCCCTTTTGTATCAGTATTGTCGGAATTTTTGCTCTTGTGCTCCTGCTGGCAGGATGCCAATCTCTTTTCAGCAGAGGCCAATCCGGTGTTGTTCCGCTTCCGGTGCACGTCGGAAAAACCGGACTTGAAATGAGTTTCCTTGAAAATCTTCCGCCTGCGCAGGCCTTTTCTTCAACTCCCACAACAGAATCAATTTTTCCGGTTGCCGTCAAACTCGCCAACAAGGGCGCTGCCGACATTATCGAAGGATACCTCTCTGTTGGGCTTGAAAAAGATTACCTTGAGTTGAAGGACTGGAACATAGAAGGGCAGGAGGCGTTTCACGTCGGCACGAGCAGCGAAAACATCGCCTTTTCCCTTCCTGGCAGGTCGGCGCTTGATCCGGTTGGCGAGGAAGATGTCGTTGCGCTTAGTGTTAAAGCATTGCCGCTTGATACTCAATCCCAGACGCACACATCGACAATCATCATGACCGCGTGTTACCAGTACGAAACACTGTCGGCTGCCGAGGTATGCATTAACCCCGAACTATTTACCACCAAACCGATTGAAAAAATCTGCCAGCACGGCGTTACCAGCATACGCCAAGGCCAAGGAGCGCCGATTGCGATTACGGGCGTTGAAACAAAAATGCTTCCGGGCCCCGGCGTGAGCATACTACCTCAATTTTTGATTACCCTTGAAAATGTGGCGAAAGGCCAGGCGCTTAATCCGCGTTCAGTTGCGCAGGCGTGTTCCTCATTGCCGCTCACCCACGACGACTGGAACGTCCTTGCACTCTCAGACCTTCGGTTTTCACGGTTTTCGCTGGCGCATGGTGATTTTGACTGCTCGCCTGCGCCGCTCCGCCTACGCGATGGAAAAGCTACCCTGCGCTGCACGCTTAAACCCAATCTCCTGCGCAAAGAGGAAGGCGCCTTCAAGACAACCCTGTTCATGGCGCTTGAGTACGGCTACACGTTTTCCGTTTCAAAAAATATTCAAATTGACAGAATTGTGCAATGACGTCACAACATTTAAATAACTGGAAACCAAAAATGGCACCTATGTCAAAAAAGAGGATGCGTATACTCCCTATTTTTTCTCTCTTCACGCTACTATTTGTTTCACTTTTTATTTCCAGTTGTTCATCATTAAACCAACGAGGCCGTGGTGTTGAAGACTTCAATTTTCATACCGGTACGCAGGGCATGGAACTGCGGTTTCTTCAGGGCAATCCTCCACAGCGGCTCTATGCAGGCGACCCGCTGAACGTGCTCGTCGAGTACGCCAACAAAGGTGCGTACCCGGTTGTTGACGGCAGGCTGTACCTGACTGGGTTTGACCGAGAATACCTGCGGTTCGACCGCGAAGAAGTAATTGGTTTCGGTGCTGAAGGAAAAAGCGCGCTCAATCCCGAAGGCATGATTTCAGAACTTGCCGAATTCAAAGATCCCGCAGTAAGCATGCCACCGGAAACCGACGCGTTTCGCCAAATCATAAAAGCAACCGCCTGCTACAGCTACAAGACCTTTGCGTCACCCATGGTGTGCATTGACCCTGACCCGCTGAACATTGAGCCGGCAGACAAAGTATGCCTGGTGCAGAATGTGGGTATGAATTCCCAAGGCGCTCCGGTTGCGGTAAAATCAGTTGACGTTGATGCTGCGCGCGGCCGCGTCCAGTTCAAGATTACGGTGCAAAACGTGGGCGGTGGTACCGTGATTGAAAGCAGAAACGGCTACGTTCCCCTTGATCGGTGCCAAGCGTTGTTGTCCCGCGATGAAATCGACAAGGTTGAAATCCGCGCATTCCTCTCTCAAAATCAGGCGCTCGACTGTAAGCCTGCAGTGATTCGCCTTGTCAACGGCAAGGGATTTGCCTACTGCAGCTTTTCCGGCCTTGACCCGCGCGCTGATGCGTACATGACCGCGTTGAGCATTGAGCTTTCCTACGGCTACCGAAATTCCGTTGCAACAACAACTGATATTCTCAGCCTGCCCGGCAGCAATGACCGTTTGCTCCCAAGCCGGTATCTTTTCAGACGATAACTTTGCGATAAATTTATAAATCCCTTTTCTTCTTGTTTCTTGTTGTGTATCAAAGAAAGAGGTCTCAAAGATGAAACACCCGCGCATGCCTGTTCTTGTTGTTCTTTTTGCTCTTCTTGCTTTTTCGCTCACCCTTGCCGGCTGTGCAGAGCAGAAGCAGGGTATTTCCACGTCTACGCCGTTTCTCGGCGGCACCAATGGGCTGCTTGTTTCCTTTGTGCGTGAAGCACCGCCCGAGTCAATTACTGACGATGGCAAATACCCATTTGG is from Candidatus Woesearchaeota archaeon and encodes:
- a CDS encoding mRNA surveillance protein pelota, with translation MKIIHSHLKQGTVKVQVDNLNDLWYLNTVIDEGDILAGTTLRKIKIGGETDRNAAVVKKPVFLSIKVEKISLEGDALRANGIIIEGPEDVSRGSHHTFAIEEHTIVSIIKPVWHQFQLQRLKEATEDHGPKILLCVVDREEAYLAQLKHFGYQLLVKLTGDVAKKAGAGAGATESKKEFYGEVINAIKEYDERNKYDSIILASPAFWKEELAVRITDEKLKHKTVLATCSSVDETAFNEVIKRPEVMSVLKQDRVAKEIALAEKVLEEISKQGKVTYGFRDVKNAVAQGAVETVLVTEDFIRTAKEHKKYDEVDAVLRSAENMKATINLISSSHDGGKKIDGLGGIAALLRYKLEWNQ